A genomic region of Janthinobacterium lividum contains the following coding sequences:
- a CDS encoding YDG domain-containing protein translates to MHNHVQHASVFILTPSFSSPFALPLRRTALALLLAGCFGAAQANPALPQVVNGQATFNQQGNIFSITNTPNTIINWQSFSIHAGEITRFIQQNGNSTVLNRITGQDPSKILGALESNGKVFLINPNGIVFGQGAKVDVNGLVASSLGMTNEDFLAGKRQFTAGGVAGGVSNAGLIQAGKGGQVLLIAPNVENTGIITAPNGEVILAAGRSVQLAEPGNPQLRVLVSAPADQALNLGQIIAQGGSIGMAGALVSQRGVLNANSAVVGENGRIVLKASGKALLEAGSVTSATGAVGKGGDIQVLGEQVGLLGNAAIDASGATGGGTVLLGGDYQGKNAAVQNARQVLVGKDASVNADAVHGGNGGKVIAWGNESAQVHGSISARGGAQGGDGGFVETSGHYLAVDGIRVNTSAAHGKRGNWLLDPYDITVVAGSGGQLSSFDQFADSPATGNASIGADLISGASSNVTLQALHRINFNSAINIAQQGVSLTAQAGEIINVNAPITTNGGHITLSANDAAAGMAYGAGSNVNLNAALGSGNGDVRLSGAGVTFGVGSVNVGNGNLTLRANVAGGSIDLTGSGDQLLGSGVTGQTVLLEADNISINSAINVGGAAGNAGVTLQAFSAGRQIALGDKPGSGLRLTNAELNRIAAGSVHIGSAAGGDLTVEQAIDLATVAAGGGVKNLVLESGGNVLVSNTLALRQDGSSLTATAGGLLSLASGGGLSAGAVNLVADNMSLGGGAQSIAATAGGTVSLNRRSSVGAITLGTGAADNAGSLGLSEAELKTISAGTVQVGGDSFAGVVNLVGAMDLASQGELNQLVLRTGGNINLNGPLNVAKGLTLASGGNISASGAVSVGGNFLLDGGQWVQNSASLPAFSARGFSIAQGSFLRAAGGDGGSSSPYLIADIHGLQGIGSLGLGNSYRLAGNIDASGTANWNDGQGFVPIAGSGSGFSGVFDGAGFTLSNLKIDRSLASGSAAGLFGTVQGGTLRNLTLSGGSVTGTANVGALAGEVVSGNIDGVNSSMAVSGQRNVGGLVGSNGGAITLSASSGAVTGINADGGGAIGGLAGLNASGASITTSYATGVVTGAREMIGGLVGNNQGALSQSYATGNVTGARSIGGLVGLNGGSIDDAYASGAVGRAGVADPILAWENMGGLVGESTGSVSHVFSSGAVTGSGYAAVGAVAGRVSSGSSFSYGFFNYETSLVLMDGGGSSGRSTAQMKQQGMFNDYNFSSVWRIYDGYTTPMLKAFLKPLQVNLSGNAAGKVYDGQLAAFLGSIGYVGLIDGDTGVNGSLGYGSNARNVGSYAATGLWSTKYDISLGGTTTFAITPRALTVSIGGNGKIYDGTLGYDGANFVLGNVVAGDNISISGSAAFLDKNAGNGKAVHASGLALGGNELGNYSLAATTADGTADISARVLNYGVTGAQSRIYDGTLQAGLNGYFEGLLTGDQVSMTGLQGSFRDKHVGTGKVVDYQVATGQLTGADAGNYVLNGNAGSTTADITARVLNYGVTGAQSRVYDGTLQAALNGYFEGLVTGDQVSMAGLQGSFRDKHVGTGKVVDYQVATGQLTGSDAGNYVLNGNAGSTTADITARVLNYGVTGAQSRVYDGTLQAGLNGYFEGLVTGDQVSMAGLQGSFRDKHVGTGKVVDYQVATGQLTGADAGNYVLNGNAGSTTADITARTLNVSFNGINKTYDGTTGAQVHFGDDRIQGDALTVAGNAAFGNRNAGTGKAVNVTDVALSGGDAGNYVLGSNAGSTTADIAARTLNVSFNGVNKTYDGTTGAQVNFGDDRIQGDALTVAGNAAFGNRNAGTGKAVNVTDVALSGGDAGNYVLGSNAGSTTADIAARTLNVSFNGVNKTYDGTTGAQVHFGDDRIQGDALTVAGNAAFGNKNAGASKAVNVTDVALSGGDAGNYVLDSNAGSTTADIAARTLNVSFNGVNKTYDGTTGAQVHFGDDRIQGDALSVSGSAAFGNRNAGAGKAVNVTDVALSGGDAGNYVLSSNAGSTTADIAARALNLSGVVGSKVYDGTTGAQLSLGDDRVAGDSLTASAVASFADKNVGAAKAVQLSGAALTGADAGNYFIVLPTGLLASITPASLTLASLSAAGKVYDGTTSAAVSASANGVLGQDVVSVVGGSGSFADKNAGTGKLVTASGFRLAGADAGNYTLETTGGTAQASIAQKQLSTWVGSGSGLWSDAANWDGGVVPEGANVLAVDFSNSKGIVTYSAAAGSTILKNLNSATGLLLTGGSLTLGESALDLSVLSGLAGLEINGGSLLLNGSLSAERYAQGGGMLSGKGNLLVANSFSQAAGAIRLAGQLAITQAAGNLRFASLAANEVKLSALNGAIGQDGALLASSLAAQARDGIVLGNAGNQVGSFTASNSAGGGIALNNTSAPGTLTLGTLTTGAGNIAIDNTGGVAAGNINAHGGNVSVTAHSPVTVNGKIEGNDIALNASTDVLLGDGAQLAAARNVSLTAGRDIHVGGNAQIVSGGNFAASAEGHVRFADTASVALPAASSMSMLAKTGSITGDSGVRINRQRSGVILLAPNGTVSMADAIFLPATTIDKPVIDAATSAAIDDALRIIKQADRANDTLASTPPAKLDDKKPDSKDVADATDKPTGYKFDDPTKKMYCN, encoded by the coding sequence ATGCACAACCATGTCCAGCACGCCTCCGTTTTCATCCTGACGCCATCCTTTTCGTCACCCTTTGCGCTGCCCCTGCGCCGCACGGCGCTGGCGCTGCTGCTGGCCGGCTGTTTCGGCGCGGCGCAGGCCAACCCCGCCTTGCCGCAGGTGGTCAACGGACAGGCGACGTTCAACCAGCAGGGCAACATCTTCTCGATCACGAACACGCCCAACACCATCATCAACTGGCAGAGCTTTTCCATCCATGCGGGCGAAATCACGCGTTTCATCCAGCAGAACGGCAATAGCACCGTACTCAACCGCATCACGGGACAAGACCCCAGCAAGATCCTGGGCGCGCTCGAATCGAACGGCAAGGTCTTCCTGATCAACCCGAACGGCATCGTCTTTGGCCAGGGAGCGAAAGTGGACGTGAACGGGCTGGTGGCGTCCAGCCTGGGCATGACGAACGAGGATTTCCTGGCCGGCAAGCGCCAGTTCACGGCCGGCGGCGTGGCCGGCGGTGTCAGCAATGCGGGCCTGATCCAGGCGGGCAAGGGCGGGCAAGTGCTGCTGATCGCGCCGAACGTGGAAAACACGGGCATCATCACGGCGCCAAATGGCGAAGTGATCCTGGCGGCCGGACGCAGCGTGCAGCTGGCCGAGCCCGGCAATCCGCAATTGCGCGTGCTGGTCTCGGCACCAGCGGATCAGGCCCTGAACCTGGGCCAGATCATCGCCCAGGGCGGCAGCATCGGCATGGCCGGCGCGCTGGTCAGCCAGCGCGGCGTGCTCAACGCCAACAGCGCCGTCGTCGGCGAGAATGGCAGGATCGTGCTCAAGGCCAGCGGCAAGGCGTTGCTCGAGGCGGGCAGCGTCACCAGCGCCACTGGCGCGGTGGGCAAGGGGGGAGACATCCAGGTGCTGGGCGAGCAGGTGGGTTTGCTGGGCAATGCGGCAATCGACGCCAGCGGCGCCACGGGCGGCGGCACGGTCTTGCTGGGCGGCGACTACCAGGGCAAGAACGCGGCCGTGCAGAATGCGCGGCAGGTGCTCGTCGGCAAGGACGCCAGCGTCAATGCCGATGCCGTCCATGGCGGCAACGGCGGCAAGGTCATCGCCTGGGGCAATGAATCTGCCCAGGTACACGGCAGCATTTCCGCGCGCGGCGGCGCGCAGGGCGGCGACGGGGGCTTCGTGGAAACATCCGGCCATTACCTGGCCGTCGATGGCATCCGCGTCAATACGAGCGCGGCGCATGGCAAGCGGGGCAACTGGCTGCTCGATCCTTACGATATCACCGTGGTCGCCGGTTCGGGCGGGCAGTTGAGTTCCTTCGATCAATTCGCCGACTCTCCGGCCACCGGCAACGCCAGCATCGGCGCCGACCTCATTTCCGGCGCCAGCAGCAACGTCACGCTGCAGGCCCTGCACCGCATCAATTTCAACAGCGCCATCAACATCGCGCAGCAAGGCGTGAGCTTGACGGCGCAGGCGGGCGAGATCATCAATGTCAATGCGCCCATCACCACCAATGGCGGCCATATCACGCTGTCGGCCAATGATGCGGCCGCTGGCATGGCCTATGGCGCCGGCTCGAATGTGAATCTGAACGCGGCGCTCGGCAGCGGCAATGGCGATGTACGGTTGTCCGGCGCCGGCGTCACTTTCGGCGTCGGCTCCGTGAATGTCGGCAACGGCAATTTGACCTTGCGCGCGAATGTCGCCGGTGGATCCATCGACCTGACGGGCAGCGGCGATCAGCTGCTGGGCAGTGGCGTCACCGGTCAGACGGTGCTGCTGGAGGCGGACAACATCAGCATCAACAGCGCCATCAATGTGGGCGGCGCCGCCGGCAATGCCGGGGTAACCCTGCAAGCGTTCAGCGCGGGACGGCAGATCGCGCTGGGTGACAAGCCCGGCAGCGGCCTGCGCCTGACAAACGCCGAACTGAACCGCATCGCCGCCGGCAGCGTGCATATCGGCAGCGCTGCAGGAGGCGACCTGACGGTGGAGCAGGCGATCGACCTGGCAACGGTCGCGGCGGGCGGCGGCGTGAAAAACCTGGTGCTCGAAAGCGGCGGCAATGTGCTCGTCTCGAACACGCTGGCGCTGCGCCAGGACGGCAGCAGTCTCACCGCCACGGCCGGCGGCTTGCTGTCGCTCGCCAGTGGCGGCGGCTTGTCCGCCGGCGCGGTCAATCTGGTTGCCGACAATATGAGCCTGGGCGGCGGCGCGCAATCGATAGCGGCCACGGCGGGTGGCACCGTCAGCCTGAACCGCCGTTCCAGCGTGGGCGCCATCACCCTGGGCACGGGCGCGGCGGACAATGCCGGCAGCCTGGGTTTGAGCGAAGCGGAATTGAAGACCATCAGCGCTGGCACCGTGCAGGTGGGCGGCGACAGTTTTGCCGGCGTCGTCAATCTCGTGGGCGCGATGGACCTGGCGTCGCAAGGCGAGTTGAACCAGCTTGTGCTGCGCACGGGCGGCAATATCAACCTGAACGGCCCCCTTAACGTGGCCAAGGGCTTGACCCTGGCTTCCGGCGGCAACATCAGCGCGAGCGGCGCCGTCAGCGTGGGCGGCAACTTCCTGCTCGATGGCGGCCAATGGGTGCAGAACAGCGCCAGCCTGCCCGCGTTTTCCGCGCGCGGTTTCAGCATTGCGCAGGGGAGCTTCCTGCGCGCGGCCGGCGGCGACGGCGGCTCGTCCTCGCCCTATCTGATCGCCGATATCCATGGCTTGCAAGGCATCGGCAGCCTTGGCCTTGGCAACAGCTATCGCCTGGCGGGCAATATCGACGCCAGCGGCACCGCGAACTGGAACGATGGCCAGGGTTTTGTGCCGATTGCCGGCAGCGGCAGCGGTTTTTCCGGCGTGTTCGATGGCGCCGGATTTACTCTCAGTAACTTGAAAATCGACCGCAGCCTGGCGTCCGGTTCGGCGGCAGGCCTGTTTGGCACCGTCCAGGGCGGCACCTTGCGCAACCTGACCCTGAGCGGCGGCAGCGTCACCGGTACGGCCAACGTGGGCGCGCTGGCGGGCGAGGTCGTCAGCGGCAATATCGATGGCGTGAACAGCAGCATGGCCGTCAGCGGCCAGCGCAATGTTGGCGGCCTGGTGGGCAGCAACGGGGGCGCCATCACGCTGTCCGCCAGCAGCGGCGCCGTCACCGGCATCAATGCCGATGGCGGCGGCGCCATCGGCGGCCTGGCGGGATTGAATGCGTCCGGCGCCAGCATCACGACCTCGTATGCCACCGGCGTGGTGACGGGCGCGCGTGAAATGATCGGCGGCCTGGTTGGCAATAACCAGGGCGCGCTGAGCCAGTCTTATGCCACCGGCAATGTTACTGGCGCGCGCAGCATCGGCGGCCTGGTGGGCCTGAACGGCGGCAGCATCGATGATGCGTATGCCAGCGGTGCCGTGGGCCGGGCCGGCGTTGCCGATCCCATCCTCGCCTGGGAAAACATGGGCGGGCTGGTCGGCGAAAGCACGGGCAGCGTCAGCCATGTCTTCAGCAGTGGCGCCGTGACTGGCAGCGGCTATGCGGCAGTGGGCGCGGTAGCCGGCCGCGTGTCTTCCGGTTCCAGTTTCAGCTATGGTTTTTTCAATTATGAAACATCGCTGGTGCTGATGGATGGCGGTGGTTCCAGCGGACGCAGCACGGCGCAGATGAAGCAGCAGGGCATGTTCAACGACTACAATTTCAGCAGCGTGTGGCGCATCTACGATGGCTACACGACGCCGATGCTGAAGGCTTTCCTGAAACCGCTGCAAGTGAACCTTTCTGGCAATGCTGCGGGCAAGGTCTACGATGGCCAGCTGGCTGCCTTCCTCGGTTCGATCGGCTATGTGGGATTGATCGACGGCGACACGGGCGTAAATGGCAGCCTCGGCTACGGCAGCAACGCGCGCAATGTGGGCAGCTATGCAGCGACAGGCCTGTGGTCGACCAAGTACGACATCAGCCTGGGCGGCACGACGACCTTCGCCATCACGCCGCGCGCGCTGACGGTGAGCATCGGCGGCAATGGCAAGATCTATGACGGCACCCTCGGTTACGACGGCGCCAATTTCGTGCTGGGCAATGTGGTGGCGGGCGACAACATCAGCATCAGTGGCAGCGCCGCCTTCCTCGACAAGAATGCGGGCAACGGCAAGGCCGTGCATGCCAGCGGTCTGGCCCTGGGCGGCAATGAACTGGGCAACTACAGCCTGGCCGCGACCACGGCGGACGGCACGGCGGACATCAGCGCGCGCGTGCTGAACTATGGCGTCACGGGCGCGCAAAGCCGCATCTATGACGGCACCTTGCAGGCTGGCCTGAATGGTTACTTCGAAGGCCTGCTGACGGGCGACCAGGTCAGCATGACTGGCTTGCAGGGCAGCTTCCGCGACAAGCACGTCGGCACCGGAAAAGTGGTCGATTATCAGGTGGCGACGGGCCAGTTGACGGGCGCCGATGCGGGCAACTACGTGCTGAATGGAAATGCGGGCAGCACGACGGCCGACATTACGGCACGCGTGCTGAATTATGGCGTCACGGGCGCGCAAAGCCGCGTCTATGACGGCACCTTGCAGGCGGCCCTGAACGGCTACTTTGAGGGCCTTGTGACGGGCGATCAGGTCAGCATGGCCGGCTTGCAGGGCAGTTTCCGCGACAAGCATGTCGGCACCGGAAAAGTGGTCGATTACCAGGTGGCGACGGGCCAGCTGACGGGCAGCGACGCGGGCAACTACGTGCTGAATGGAAATGCGGGCAGCACGACGGCCGACATTACGGCACGCGTGCTGAACTATGGCGTCACGGGTGCGCAAAGCCGCGTCTACGACGGTACCTTGCAGGCTGGCCTGAACGGCTACTTCGAAGGCCTTGTGACGGGCGATCAGGTCAGCATGGCCGGCTTGCAGGGCAGCTTCCGCGACAAGCATGTGGGTACTGGCAAGGTGGTCGATTACCAGGTGGCGACGGGCCAGCTGACGGGCGCCGATGCGGGCAACTACGTGCTGAATGGAAATGCGGGCAGCACCACGGCCGACATCACGGCGCGCACCCTGAACGTGAGCTTCAACGGCATCAACAAGACGTATGACGGCACGACGGGCGCGCAAGTGCACTTTGGCGACGACCGCATCCAGGGCGATGCCTTGACGGTGGCTGGCAATGCCGCGTTTGGCAACAGGAACGCGGGTACCGGCAAGGCCGTCAATGTCACGGATGTGGCGTTGAGCGGCGGTGACGCGGGCAACTATGTGCTGGGCAGCAATGCGGGTAGCACGACGGCCGACATCGCGGCGCGCACCCTGAACGTGAGCTTCAATGGCGTCAACAAGACGTATGACGGCACGACGGGTGCGCAAGTGAATTTCGGCGACGACCGCATCCAGGGCGATGCCTTGACGGTGGCTGGCAATGCCGCGTTTGGCAACAGGAACGCGGGTACCGGCAAGGCCGTCAATGTCACGGATGTGGCGTTGAGTGGCGGCGATGCTGGCAACTATGTGCTGGGCAGCAATGCAGGCAGCACGACGGCCGACATCGCGGCGCGCACCCTGAACGTGAGTTTTAATGGCGTCAACAAGACGTATGACGGCACGACGGGCGCGCAAGTGCACTTTGGCGACGACCGCATCCAGGGCGATGCCTTGACGGTGGCGGGCAATGCCGCGTTTGGCAACAAGAATGCGGGTGCCAGCAAGGCCGTCAATGTCACGGATGTGGCCTTGAGCGGCGGTGACGCGGGCAACTATGTGCTGGACAGCAATGCAGGCAGCACGACGGCCGACATCGCGGCGCGCACCCTGAACGTGAGCTTCAATGGCGTCAACAAGACGTATGACGGCACGACGGGCGCGCAAGTGCACTTTGGCGACGACCGCATCCAGGGCGACGCCTTGAGCGTGAGCGGCAGCGCCGCGTTCGGCAACAGGAATGCCGGTGCCGGCAAGGCCGTCAATGTCACGGATGTGGCGTTGAGTGGCGGCGATGCTGGCAACTACGTGCTAAGCAGCAATGCGGGCAGCACCACGGCCGATATCGCGGCGCGCGCGCTGAACCTGTCCGGCGTGGTGGGCAGCAAGGTCTACGATGGCACGACGGGTGCGCAGCTGAGTCTAGGCGATGACCGTGTCGCCGGTGACAGTTTGACGGCCTCGGCGGTAGCCAGCTTTGCGGACAAGAACGTGGGCGCGGCCAAGGCCGTGCAGCTCAGCGGCGCGGCGCTGACGGGCGCCGATGCAGGCAATTACTTTATCGTCTTGCCGACGGGCTTGCTGGCCAGCATTACACCGGCCAGCCTGACCCTGGCAAGCCTGAGCGCCGCCGGCAAGGTGTATGACGGAACCACTTCCGCGGCGGTCAGCGCATCGGCGAACGGCGTGCTGGGCCAGGATGTGGTCAGCGTGGTGGGCGGCAGCGGCAGCTTTGCCGACAAGAATGCGGGTACAGGCAAGCTGGTGACGGCCAGCGGTTTCCGCCTGGCGGGCGCCGATGCGGGCAACTACACCCTGGAAACGACGGGCGGCACGGCGCAGGCATCAATTGCTCAAAAACAATTGTCCACCTGGGTCGGCAGCGGCAGCGGCTTGTGGAGCGATGCCGCCAACTGGGACGGCGGCGTGGTGCCGGAAGGCGCGAACGTGCTGGCGGTCGACTTCAGCAACAGCAAGGGCATCGTCACCTACAGCGCGGCGGCCGGCAGCACCATCCTGAAAAACCTGAACTCGGCGACGGGTTTGTTGTTGACGGGCGGCAGCCTGACCTTGGGGGAAAGCGCGCTGGACCTCTCCGTGCTGAGCGGCCTGGCCGGCCTGGAAATCAACGGCGGCAGCCTGTTGCTGAACGGCAGCCTGTCGGCGGAGCGCTACGCGCAAGGCGGCGGTATGCTGAGCGGCAAGGGCAACTTACTCGTCGCAAACAGCTTCAGCCAGGCGGCCGGCGCCATCCGGCTGGCCGGCCAGCTGGCCATCACGCAAGCGGCTGGCAACTTGCGTTTCGCCAGCCTGGCGGCGAACGAAGTGAAATTGAGCGCCCTGAACGGCGCCATCGGCCAGGACGGCGCGCTGCTCGCCAGCAGTCTGGCTGCGCAGGCGCGCGATGGCATCGTGCTGGGCAATGCGGGCAACCAGGTGGGTAGTTTTACCGCCAGCAATAGTGCAGGGGGCGGTATTGCGCTGAACAATACCTCGGCGCCGGGTACCTTGACCCTGGGAACGCTCACCACAGGCGCGGGCAATATCGCCATCGACAACACGGGCGGTGTCGCGGCTGGCAATATCAATGCGCATGGCGGCAACGTCAGCGTGACGGCGCACAGCCCCGTCACTGTCAACGGCAAGATTGAGGGCAATGATATCGCCCTCAATGCCAGCACGGACGTGCTGCTGGGCGATGGCGCGCAGTTGGCAGCTGCGCGCAATGTCAGTTTGACGGCGGGTCGCGACATCCATGTCGGCGGCAATGCGCAGATTGTTAGCGGTGGCAATTTTGCCGCCAGCGCGGAAGGCCATGTGCGCTTTGCGGACACGGCAAGCGTCGCTTTGCCGGCAGCGTCCAGCATGAGCATGCTGGCGAAAACGGGCAGCATCACGGGCGACTCGGGCGTGCGCATCAACCGCCAGCGCAGCGGCGTGATTCTGCTGGCGCCGAATGGCACGGTGAGCATGGCGGACGCCATCTTCCTGCCAGCGACGACCATCGACAAGCCCGTGATCGATGCCGCCACGAGCGCGGCCATCGACGATGCCTTGCGTATCATCAAGCAGGCTGACCGTGCCAACGATACGCTCGCGTCCACGCCGCCAGCCAAGCTGGACGACAAGAAGCCGGACAGCAAGGATGTTGCCGATGCCACAGATAAACCCACAGGATACAAATTCGATGACCCTACTAAAAAAATGTACTGCAATTAA
- a CDS encoding ShlB/FhaC/HecB family hemolysin secretion/activation protein gives MTYRLVHLLAGSALLFAVGAAGAAVPMDEVAPAMQEDGVPRFEIRRFDVQGNTLLTSAQVQALLAPYTGAQRDFSDIARAVEALEAAYRERGYSAVQVQLPEQELERGVVRLSVLQTPLGKLAISGNAHVDEANVRRALPSLREGETPNVPALSQSLKLANENPARKIEVRLQADEPAGAIDAIVTVADEKPWKAMLNVDNTGNAQTGKTHVGVVLQHANLFGRDHVASLQYTSSLEKPDKVGVYGAGYHLPLYALGDSMDFFASYSNVDSGSVSAGIFDLAVSGQGSMAGIRYNQNFARSGDFEPKLVYGVDYKAYRNSVQLFGMELGADVTVHPLSVSYIGSWTLPTGETSVAVTFAHNIPGGKHGAQADFDRVRAHAKAAYNTLRLSASSGRVLAGDWQWRALVNAQVTPDALVPGEQFGAGGAASVRGFAEREVSNDSGVNLNLELYTPNWCGQALGYQCRALAFYDTAWLRRNHGLPGESASQGISSGGLGLRLLLSRYANLQLDYAHVVNGGDTGQRGANRLHFRLALAY, from the coding sequence ATGACATATCGTTTGGTGCACCTGCTTGCGGGTTCCGCGCTGCTGTTCGCCGTCGGCGCCGCCGGCGCTGCCGTTCCCATGGATGAAGTTGCTCCTGCGATGCAGGAAGACGGCGTGCCGCGCTTCGAGATCCGCCGCTTCGATGTCCAGGGCAATACCCTGCTCACGTCCGCGCAGGTGCAAGCCTTGCTGGCACCTTACACGGGCGCGCAGCGCGATTTTTCCGACATCGCCCGCGCCGTCGAGGCGCTGGAAGCGGCCTACCGCGAGCGCGGTTACAGCGCCGTGCAGGTGCAATTGCCCGAGCAGGAACTGGAACGGGGCGTGGTGCGCCTGAGCGTGCTGCAAACGCCGCTGGGCAAGCTCGCCATCAGCGGCAACGCGCATGTCGACGAGGCCAACGTGCGGCGCGCCCTGCCTTCCCTGCGCGAAGGCGAGACGCCGAACGTGCCGGCCCTGTCGCAAAGCCTGAAGCTGGCCAATGAAAACCCGGCGCGCAAGATCGAAGTGCGCCTGCAAGCGGACGAGCCGGCGGGCGCCATCGACGCCATCGTCACGGTGGCCGATGAAAAGCCCTGGAAAGCCATGCTCAACGTCGACAATACGGGCAATGCGCAAACGGGCAAGACGCACGTGGGCGTGGTGCTGCAGCATGCCAACCTGTTCGGCCGCGACCATGTCGCCAGCCTGCAATACACGAGCAGCCTGGAAAAGCCGGACAAGGTGGGCGTGTATGGCGCCGGCTACCACCTGCCGCTGTATGCGCTGGGCGACTCGATGGATTTCTTCGCCAGCTATTCGAACGTCGATTCGGGCAGCGTCTCGGCCGGCATCTTCGACCTGGCCGTCAGCGGCCAGGGCAGCATGGCCGGCATCCGCTACAACCAGAACTTTGCCCGCAGCGGCGACTTCGAACCCAAGCTCGTGTACGGCGTCGATTACAAGGCTTACCGCAACAGCGTGCAGCTGTTCGGCATGGAGCTGGGCGCCGACGTCACCGTGCATCCGCTCAGCGTCAGCTACATCGGCAGCTGGACCTTGCCCACGGGCGAGACCAGCGTGGCGGTTACCTTCGCGCACAATATCCCTGGCGGCAAGCATGGCGCGCAAGCCGATTTCGACCGGGTGCGCGCGCATGCCAAGGCGGCCTACAACACCCTGCGCCTGAGCGCCAGTTCGGGGCGCGTGCTGGCCGGCGACTGGCAATGGCGCGCGCTCGTCAACGCGCAAGTCACGCCCGACGCCTTGGTGCCGGGCGAGCAGTTCGGCGCCGGTGGCGCCGCGTCCGTGCGCGGCTTTGCCGAGCGCGAGGTATCGAATGATTCGGGCGTCAACCTGAACCTGGAACTGTATACGCCGAACTGGTGCGGCCAGGCACTCGGCTACCAATGCCGCGCACTGGCGTTCTATGACACGGCATGGCTGCGCCGCAACCATGGGCTGCCCGGCGAAAGCGCGTCGCAAGGCATCAGCAGCGGCGGCCTCGGCCTGCGTTTACTGCTGAGCCGCTATGCCAATCTGCAACTCGATTACGCTCATGTCGTCAATGGCGGCGACACGGGACAGCGGGGCGCCAACCGCCTGCATTTCCGCCTCGCCTTGGCCTACTAG